From the genome of Spirosomataceae bacterium TFI 002, one region includes:
- a CDS encoding Transposase zinc-binding domain-containing protein, whose protein sequence is MRCHSRELADVITKFGAESEVSSHQRRTLEAIRRCRTAELGGHIDSCDSCGHLRISYNSCRNRHCPKCQGLNKEAWIIQQEDQLLPVAHFHVVFTLPHELNSFFMYEPAKMYDLLFKAAWHTLKTLSLDPKWLGAKPAATMLLHTWGQNLSMHPHVHCIVPNGGLTSKGNWQFPKRGKANFLYPVKAMQKLYKGYFMQKLKELLRDPDWKYPPGFPENKAFTEWKNELYKKDWVVYTKKPFAGVKSVVEYLGRYSHRVAITNQRIRSVTDTHVSFSYKDYRTNGHSKLLTLEGKEFLRRFSQHILPCGFRKVRHFGFIANASKAKSIKTARQALHVKQKELLDKAERRSLAKQRLFKKEADKCPCCKTGVMRTMEILSPARAPPSTLLSRKRVKELLSNY, encoded by the coding sequence ATGAGATGCCATAGCCGTGAGCTGGCAGATGTGATCACCAAGTTTGGAGCTGAGTCAGAGGTATCAAGTCACCAACGACGCACCTTAGAGGCAATTAGGCGATGTCGCACGGCAGAGCTGGGCGGTCATATAGATTCTTGTGATAGCTGTGGGCATTTACGGATCAGTTACAACTCCTGCCGCAATAGACATTGTCCTAAATGTCAAGGGCTCAACAAAGAAGCTTGGATTATCCAGCAGGAAGATCAGTTGCTTCCTGTAGCACATTTCCATGTGGTCTTTACGCTACCTCACGAGCTCAATAGCTTTTTTATGTACGAGCCAGCCAAAATGTATGACCTTTTGTTCAAAGCTGCTTGGCATACGCTCAAAACGCTGAGCTTAGATCCTAAATGGCTGGGAGCAAAGCCTGCGGCTACCATGCTTTTGCATACATGGGGGCAAAACTTGAGTATGCATCCTCATGTACACTGTATTGTACCCAATGGAGGCTTGACAAGCAAAGGCAACTGGCAATTCCCCAAGCGAGGGAAGGCAAACTTCCTGTACCCAGTCAAAGCGATGCAAAAGCTCTACAAAGGCTACTTTATGCAAAAGTTAAAAGAGTTATTGCGAGATCCAGATTGGAAATACCCACCAGGCTTCCCGGAGAATAAAGCCTTTACAGAATGGAAAAATGAGTTGTATAAAAAGGATTGGGTGGTGTATACAAAGAAGCCATTTGCAGGCGTAAAAAGTGTGGTGGAGTACCTTGGACGCTACTCTCATCGAGTCGCAATTACCAACCAGCGGATCAGGTCAGTTACAGATACTCACGTGAGTTTTAGCTACAAAGACTATCGTACAAATGGCCATTCAAAGCTGCTTACACTGGAAGGTAAGGAGTTTTTGCGGCGATTTAGTCAGCATATTCTGCCTTGCGGCTTTCGCAAAGTTCGTCACTTTGGTTTTATCGCTAATGCCAGCAAAGCCAAAAGCATCAAAACTGCACGCCAAGCACTACACGTAAAGCAAAAAGAGCTACTTGACAAAGCTGAGCGAAGATCGTTAGCCAAACAACGGCTCTTTAAAAAGGAAGCTGATAAATGCCCTTGTTGTAAGACAGGAGTGATGAGAACGATGGAGATATTATCACCAGCAAGAGCTCCGCCATCTACATTATTGTCAAGAAAAAGGGTGAAAGAGCTGCTGTCAAATTATTGA
- a CDS encoding DNA-binding transcriptional regulator, XRE-family HTH domain gives MKDIGIKLKRIREIFGYSQEYVAHFCNISQSAYCKKESGQRIPSLERLIQLTTLYDIDLQDLIDLDLSEISILAHRRQIEKLLKN, from the coding sequence ATGAAGGATATTGGAATTAAGTTAAAAAGAATAAGGGAGATATTTGGCTATTCACAAGAATATGTAGCTCACTTCTGCAACATAAGTCAATCTGCCTATTGCAAAAAAGAAAGTGGTCAACGAATTCCTTCATTAGAAAGGTTAATTCAGTTGACCACACTTTATGATATTGATTTACAAGATCTGATAGATTTAGATCTCAGTGAAATTTCAATCCTTGCACACCGAAGACAAATTGAGAAACTTTTGAAAAATTAA
- a CDS encoding Phage integrase, N-terminal SAM-like domain, protein MRMDHHMQIANSAFATRCNYLRGLKSLILHYEKLPEECTADEVKAYLVHERETCNLSSSTINLRVCSLKYYYRHVAGRLDLVVKIPNPRIQKYDTEVLTSEELKKLFQCCRDMRQKLILTALFDTGIRVRELLRVRLSDFDKQHQSITIRNSKGKRTRLVYYGSRLRIVLKQYCKYLGYLPKGVLIESYKDPSKSLTLRGVQFIVKQTVKRSGLKKRIHPHTFRHSFAVHYLNCGGSIFSLQRLLGHQNITTTLHYLKYASLPEGKQISVLDEMP, encoded by the coding sequence TTGCGAATGGATCATCACATGCAAATCGCCAATTCAGCTTTTGCTACCCGTTGTAACTACCTTAGAGGGCTAAAGAGCCTCATTCTCCACTATGAAAAGCTTCCTGAAGAATGCACTGCTGATGAGGTAAAAGCTTATTTAGTGCATGAGCGGGAGACGTGTAACTTGAGCAGTTCTACGATCAATTTACGCGTCTGTAGCCTAAAGTATTACTATCGCCATGTGGCTGGCAGGTTAGATTTAGTGGTTAAAATTCCTAACCCAAGAATTCAGAAATACGATACCGAAGTGCTTACAAGTGAAGAGCTCAAAAAGCTATTTCAGTGCTGTAGAGACATGCGTCAAAAGTTGATATTGACAGCACTTTTTGACACTGGCATACGAGTACGGGAGTTATTGCGTGTGAGGCTTTCGGACTTTGATAAGCAACACCAGAGCATCACGATTCGCAATAGCAAAGGGAAGCGGACACGTTTAGTCTATTATGGTAGTCGCTTGCGGATCGTTTTAAAGCAGTACTGCAAGTATTTGGGCTATCTGCCGAAGGGAGTTCTGATAGAGAGTTACAAAGATCCAAGTAAGTCATTAACGCTACGAGGGGTTCAGTTCATTGTGAAGCAAACTGTGAAACGAAGTGGCTTAAAGAAACGCATCCACCCACATACTTTTCGTCATAGTTTTGCGGTGCACTATCTTAATTGTGGTGGGAGTATATTCTCACTTCAGCGATTGCTAGGTCATCAAAACATCACGACGACCTTGCATTATTTGAAGTACGCTTCACTTCCAGAGGGCAAGCAAATCTCGGTGCTGGATGAGATGCCATAG
- a CDS encoding Phage integrase, N-terminal SAM-like domain, protein MRMDHHMQIANSAFATRCNYLRGLKSLILHYEKLPEECTADEVKAYLVHERETCNLSSSTINLRVCSLKYYYRHVAGRLDLVVKIPNPRIQKYDTEVLTSEELKKLFQCCRDMRQKLILTALFDTGIRVRELLRVRLSDFDKQHQSITIRNSKGKRTRIVYYGSRLRIVLKQYCKYLGYLPKGVLIESYKDPSKSLTLRGVQFIVKQTVKRSGLKKRIHPHTFRHSFAVHYLNCGGSIFSLQRLLGHQNITTTLHYLKYASLPEGKQISVLDEMP, encoded by the coding sequence TTGCGAATGGATCATCACATGCAAATCGCCAATTCAGCTTTTGCTACCCGTTGTAACTACCTTAGAGGGCTAAAGAGCCTCATTCTCCACTATGAAAAGCTTCCTGAAGAATGCACTGCTGATGAGGTAAAAGCTTATTTAGTGCATGAGCGGGAGACGTGTAACTTGAGCAGTTCTACGATCAATTTACGCGTCTGTAGCCTAAAGTATTACTATCGCCATGTGGCTGGCAGGTTAGATTTAGTGGTTAAAATTCCTAACCCAAGAATTCAGAAATACGATACCGAAGTGCTTACAAGTGAAGAGCTCAAAAAGCTATTTCAGTGCTGTAGAGACATGCGTCAAAAGTTGATATTGACAGCACTTTTTGACACTGGCATACGAGTACGGGAGTTATTGCGTGTGAGGCTTTCGGACTTTGATAAGCAACACCAGAGCATCACGATTCGCAATAGCAAAGGGAAGCGGACACGTATAGTCTATTATGGTAGTCGCTTGCGGATCGTTTTAAAGCAGTACTGCAAGTATTTGGGCTATCTGCCGAAGGGAGTTCTGATAGAGAGTTACAAAGATCCAAGTAAGTCATTAACGCTACGAGGGGTTCAGTTCATTGTGAAGCAAACTGTGAAACGAAGTGGCTTAAAGAAACGCATCCACCCACATACTTTTCGTCATAGTTTTGCGGTGCACTATCTTAATTGTGGTGGGAGTATATTCTCACTTCAGCGATTGCTAGGTCATCAAAACATCACGACGACCTTGCATTATTTGAAGTACGCTTCACTTCCAGAGGGCAAGCAAATCTCGGTGCTGGATGAGATGCCATAG
- a CDS encoding Transposase zinc-binding domain-containing protein, with translation MRCHSRELADVITKFGAESEVSSHQRRTLEAIRRCRTAELGGHIDSCDSCGHLRISYNSCRNRHCPKCQGLNREAWIIQQEDQLLPVAHFHVVFTLPHELNSLCMYEPAKMYDLLFKAAWHTLKTLSLDPKWLGAKPAATMLLHTWGQNLSMHPHVHCIVPNGGLTSKGNWQFPKRGKANFLYPVKAMQKLYKGYFMQKLKELLRDPDWKYPTGFPVNKAFTEWKNELYKKDWVVYTKKPFAGVKSVVEYLGRYSHRVAITNQRIRSVTDTHVSFSYKDYRTNGHSKLLTLEGKEFLRRFSQHILPCGFRKVRHFGFIANASKAKSIKTARQALHVKQKELLDKAERRSLAKQRLFKKEADKCPCCKTGVMRTMEILSPARAPPSTLLSRKRVKELLSNY, from the coding sequence ATGAGATGCCATAGCCGTGAGCTGGCAGATGTGATCACCAAGTTTGGAGCTGAGTCAGAGGTATCAAGTCACCAACGACGCACCCTGGAGGCGATTAGGCGATGTCGCACGGCAGAACTAGGCGGCCATATAGATTCTTGTGATAGCTGCGGGCATTTACGGATCAGTTACAACTCCTGCCGCAACAGACATTGTCCTAAATGCCAAGGGCTCAACAGAGAGGCTTGGATTATTCAGCAGGAAGATCAGTTGTTGCCAGTGGCTCACTTCCATGTGGTATTCACTTTACCTCACGAGCTCAATAGCTTGTGTATGTACGAGCCAGCCAAAATGTATGACCTTTTGTTCAAAGCTGCTTGGCATACGCTCAAAACGCTGAGCTTAGATCCAAAATGGCTGGGAGCAAAGCCTGCGGCTACCATGCTTTTGCATACATGGGGGCAAAACTTGAGTATGCATCCTCATGTGCACTGTATTGTACCCAATGGAGGCTTGACAAGCAAAGGCAACTGGCAATTCCCCAAGCGAGGGAAGGCAAACTTCCTGTACCCAGTCAAAGCGATGCAGAAGTTGTACAAGGGCTACTTTATGCAAAAGTTAAAAGAGTTATTGCGAGATCCAGATTGGAAATACCCAACAGGCTTCCCGGTGAATAAAGCCTTTACAGAATGGAAAAATGAGTTGTATAAAAAGGATTGGGTGGTGTATACAAAGAAGCCATTTGCAGGCGTAAAAAGTGTGGTGGAGTACCTTGGACGATACTCTCATCGAGTCGCAATTACCAATCAGCGGATCAGGTCAGTTACAGATACTCACGTGAGTTTTAGCTACAAAGACTATCGTACAAATGGCCATTCAAAGCTGCTTACACTGGAAGGTAAGGAGTTTTTGCGGCGATTTAGTCAGCATATTCTGCCTTGCGGCTTTCGCAAAGTTCGCCACTTTGGTTTTATCGCTAATGCCAGCAAAGCCAAAAGCATAAAGACTGCACGCCAAGCACTACACGTAAAGCAAAAAGAGCTACTTGACAAAGCTGAGCGAAGATCGTTAGCCAAACAACGGCTCTTTAAAAAGGAAGCTGATAAATGTCCATGTTGTAAGACAGGAGTGATGAGAACGATGGAGATATTATCACCAGCAAGAGCTCCGCCATCTACATTATTATCAAGAAAAAGGGTAAAAGAGCTGCTATCAAATTATTGA
- a CDS encoding Site-specific recombinase XerD (non-canonical start codon;~manually curated) yields MANVPDFAELEQRFQIAIQVNQLSPKTFRNYISALGRICLHFGKTPEYITQSELDYYLADLNQNRSGTSKARLKMCVFGLRFYFNKILRIPSNLVFPSIIQRRSLPVVFSRSDCKKLFFVTKNLKHRAILTLTYSAGLRISEVCKLQLHDIDFDRMTITVRQGKGGKDRCIPLAELMKKGLLRYIDFFHPTSYLFFGMNSKTDQYWVKSIQNILKKAIRLSGIQKPGASVHTLRHSFATHLLENGTNIVKIQQLMGHSNIQTTMIYTRLVNTSFGKVVSPIDSLYQS; encoded by the coding sequence ATAGCCAATGTTCCCGATTTTGCTGAACTGGAACAACGCTTTCAGATTGCAATTCAGGTAAATCAACTCTCTCCTAAGACTTTTAGGAACTACATCTCTGCATTGGGCAGAATTTGTCTTCATTTCGGAAAAACTCCTGAATACATTACTCAATCCGAACTCGACTATTACCTTGCTGATCTCAATCAGAATAGGTCTGGGACTTCTAAAGCTAGACTGAAAATGTGTGTTTTCGGTTTGCGATTTTATTTTAACAAAATTTTACGGATTCCTAGCAATTTAGTTTTTCCCTCTATTATTCAGAGAAGATCCTTACCAGTTGTCTTTTCCCGATCGGACTGTAAAAAGCTTTTTTTTGTTACAAAAAACCTAAAGCATCGAGCGATTTTAACGTTGACTTATTCCGCTGGATTAAGAATAAGTGAGGTCTGTAAGTTACAGCTTCACGATATTGATTTTGATCGGATGACTATCACAGTCAGGCAAGGCAAAGGAGGAAAAGATCGATGTATACCACTTGCCGAACTCATGAAAAAAGGCCTATTGCGGTATATTGATTTTTTCCACCCCACTAGTTATTTATTTTTCGGAATGAATAGTAAAACTGATCAGTATTGGGTAAAAAGTATTCAAAACATACTTAAAAAAGCAATTAGACTTTCAGGTATTCAAAAACCAGGAGCAAGCGTTCACACTCTTAGACATAGCTTTGCAACTCATTTACTCGAAAACGGCACCAATATTGTCAAAATTCAACAGCTCATGGGTCATAGTAATATCCAAACTACTATGATTTATACTAGGCTGGTCAATACTTCTTTTGGTAAAGTAGTCTCTCCTATAGACTCGCTTTATCAGTCTTGA
- a CDS encoding Pimeloyl-ACP methyl ester carboxylesterase: MKISTILVFLVLMSSHIFSQTPIKSETVLVNGKHIYYEVYGKGKPLILLHGYTLSSKSWLPYVKDFDNEYEVYLIDLTGHGKSDSFKENLNIKSVAEDFNALVHHLKLEKIQAIGFSFGGDVLYQLALINPSLIESMITIGAVGSWSINDFPEYQKAFTFENRADFPWLKINHGTDEKIKAMMDQFSNYTIKLSNDELRSIKPEVLIMVGDDDEGIDLVEVARVRKNLTQSDLWILPNVSHSVHEGETKDDFLIKSKAFLSKK; the protein is encoded by the coding sequence ATGAAAATAAGTACCATTTTAGTATTTCTTGTTTTAATGTCCTCCCATATTTTTTCACAAACACCAATAAAGTCTGAAACTGTATTGGTCAATGGGAAGCACATTTATTATGAAGTTTATGGCAAAGGAAAACCATTGATTCTATTACACGGTTATACTCTTTCTTCAAAATCTTGGTTACCTTATGTCAAAGACTTCGATAACGAATACGAAGTTTACTTAATAGATTTAACGGGGCATGGAAAATCTGATTCTTTTAAAGAAAACTTGAATATAAAATCAGTTGCAGAGGATTTTAACGCTTTAGTTCATCACTTGAAATTAGAGAAAATTCAAGCTATTGGTTTTAGTTTTGGAGGAGATGTTCTTTATCAACTTGCCTTAATAAATCCATCATTAATTGAATCAATGATAACAATTGGAGCTGTAGGTTCCTGGTCGATAAATGATTTTCCTGAATACCAGAAGGCTTTTACATTCGAGAATAGAGCAGATTTTCCTTGGCTTAAGATTAACCATGGAACAGATGAAAAGATAAAAGCTATGATGGATCAGTTCAGTAATTACACAATCAAGTTAAGTAATGATGAATTGCGATCTATAAAACCCGAAGTTCTAATCATGGTGGGCGATGATGATGAAGGCATTGATTTGGTAGAAGTGGCTAGAGTTAGAAAGAATCTTACTCAATCTGACCTATGGATATTACCCAACGTCTCTCATTCTGTTCATGAAGGCGAAACCAAGGATGACTTTCTAATTAAATCTAAAGCCTTTTTGTCTAAAAAATAG
- a CDS encoding 1-acyl-sn-glycerol-3-phosphate acyltransferases: MINSIFTSLYYYPLKLCVTITNLLYFKKVQIQGLNNIPAKGPVIYAITHQNSLLDAYLSNGFSWRSPYYLVRADIYKHKVIDKFMRGIKTLPIYRIRDGYDSVKKNDQIFDLTKEILAKGGVVAIFPEGSHSMTHQLRPLKKGIARIAFMAEADENFALNVQIVPIGINYESYFKSSGRTLVSIGKPIKVADYKQCFIEDQNRAFRSMLSELSVRMKSLIVHIDKANYDNVFQDYKNQRVYKNCLTSQLQSDQELVNCLQKGEQFEGISDKISTPAQWMKSTINHLRFVLSYIPKNIVRFMVHKMVRDKNFIGTMRYTYSMLIYPLFYTMVYFSIKTAMEY, from the coding sequence ATGATAAATTCTATATTCACTTCTCTCTATTATTATCCGCTTAAACTCTGTGTAACCATTACCAACCTTTTATATTTTAAAAAAGTACAAATACAAGGCCTCAACAATATCCCTGCAAAAGGGCCCGTGATCTATGCCATTACGCACCAAAATTCACTGCTAGACGCATACTTATCAAATGGTTTTTCGTGGAGAAGCCCCTATTACCTCGTGCGAGCAGATATTTATAAACACAAGGTCATAGACAAGTTCATGAGGGGAATAAAAACACTTCCTATTTATAGAATAAGGGATGGTTACGATAGTGTGAAAAAGAATGATCAGATCTTTGATCTCACCAAAGAAATATTGGCCAAAGGTGGAGTCGTTGCCATTTTTCCCGAAGGTAGCCACAGTATGACACATCAGCTAAGACCATTGAAAAAAGGGATTGCCAGAATTGCATTTATGGCCGAAGCAGACGAAAATTTTGCACTAAATGTGCAGATAGTACCCATTGGAATTAATTACGAATCCTATTTCAAATCGAGTGGTAGAACGCTGGTTTCTATCGGTAAGCCTATAAAAGTTGCTGATTACAAGCAATGTTTTATAGAAGATCAAAACAGAGCTTTTAGGTCAATGCTATCTGAACTTTCTGTACGAATGAAATCACTAATTGTACATATTGACAAGGCAAACTACGATAATGTTTTTCAAGATTACAAAAACCAACGAGTGTATAAAAACTGCTTAACTAGTCAACTCCAGTCGGACCAAGAGTTGGTGAATTGCTTACAAAAAGGAGAGCAATTTGAGGGCATTTCTGATAAAATCTCAACTCCAGCTCAATGGATGAAAAGTACTATCAATCACCTAAGATTTGTGCTTAGTTATATCCCCAAAAACATTGTCCGGTTTATGGTACACAAGATGGTTAGGGACAAAAACTTTATTGGTACCATGAGATACACCTACTCCATGCTCATATACCCTTTGTTTTATACAATGGTGTATTTTTCTATTAAAACGGCGATGGAATATTGA
- a CDS encoding Transposase zinc-binding domain-containing protein (manually curated) translates to MKPAFELADVIFHTQDYIANSLRNSGRVLSALARCRTAALGGHIDKCSNLSCSHIRVSYNSCRNRHCPKCQQIQKETWLMAMEHRTLPVGYFHVVFTIPHELNSLCLQYPKLLYDTLFKVAWSTLKGFAAASQYELKMGMTAVLHTWGQNLSVHPHIHCIVPAGGMDKDDKWKTLKGNRANGRKGFLYPMEPLKKVYKAKFMAAIRKLIKKGLIPKQGGSFLDSIYQKEWVIYAKRPFAGPKQVIEYLGRYTHKVAISNHRLQKVTETHTTFTYKDYVDSGTQKLMTLTNEEFIRRFSHHILPAGFTKIRHFGLHSGACTVTMDALTLQLTNIIRPIFNIATATMIAKEKSGYKPLHCPCCGQETMKVLSSWITGKPPPLLASIIQ, encoded by the coding sequence TTGAAACCTGCCTTTGAACTGGCAGATGTAATTTTTCATACACAAGATTACATTGCCAATAGTTTAAGAAACTCAGGACGGGTACTTTCTGCACTAGCAAGGTGTCGTACAGCAGCTTTGGGAGGGCATATAGATAAGTGCAGCAACTTATCTTGCTCCCATATTCGGGTGTCATATAATAGCTGCCGAAATCGACATTGTCCCAAGTGTCAACAGATTCAAAAAGAGACTTGGCTCATGGCAATGGAGCATCGCACACTGCCAGTAGGCTACTTCCATGTGGTTTTCACCATCCCACATGAGCTAAATAGTCTATGCCTACAATACCCAAAACTACTATATGATACCCTCTTTAAAGTTGCTTGGTCAACTCTTAAAGGTTTTGCAGCAGCATCTCAATACGAACTAAAAATGGGTATGACGGCAGTACTACACACTTGGGGGCAAAATCTTAGTGTTCATCCACATATTCACTGCATTGTTCCAGCTGGGGGAATGGACAAAGACGATAAATGGAAAACACTAAAAGGCAATAGAGCTAATGGAAGAAAGGGTTTCTTATACCCCATGGAACCACTGAAAAAAGTATACAAGGCCAAGTTTATGGCAGCTATAAGAAAACTCATTAAGAAAGGATTAATTCCGAAACAAGGAGGCAGTTTTTTGGATAGCATTTATCAAAAAGAATGGGTAATCTACGCCAAAAGACCTTTTGCAGGCCCAAAACAAGTAATTGAATACCTTGGTAGGTACACGCACAAGGTTGCAATCAGTAATCACAGACTACAGAAAGTCACTGAAACACATACCACATTTACCTACAAGGACTATGTAGATAGTGGCACACAAAAACTTATGACCTTGACCAACGAAGAGTTTATCCGAAGGTTTAGTCATCACATTCTACCCGCTGGTTTTACAAAAATAAGGCACTTTGGGCTACACTCTGGAGCTTGTACTGTAACAATGGATGCCTTAACGCTACAATTGACCAATATTATAAGACCCATTTTTAACATAGCTACGGCAACAATGATTGCAAAAGAAAAAAGTGGTTATAAGCCCCTTCATTGCCCATGTTGTGGTCAAGAAACCATGAAAGTGCTTAGTAGTTGGATAACAGGTAAACCACCTCCTTTACTGGCAAGTATCATCCAATAA
- a CDS encoding N-terminus of Esterase_SGNH_hydro-type, with protein sequence MPTKKALLTLLIIISPILSISQELVTPSYFGKDYFILEGTDIADSLKESPYDRLPKAYKEKVRKAVWDLSKASAGMSIRFYSNSTSISVKWTVLNDNKMNHMAETGIKGIDLYFNNAGNWQYLNTARPQGIESESLLINNMEGEMREFKMYLPLYDGLVNIEVGIDANSVIKKPLKNTRKPIIFYGTSITQGGCASRPGMAHTNIISRKLNTDCINFGFSGNGRMEEPIAKLISESDPAFYVIECLPNMTAEQVTERTIPLVKIIREQHPETPIVLVENFIYTQSILNKEMDEKITNLNTALMTEYTKMMEGGMEHVYYVDSKNATGDDHEGTVDGVHFTDLGFIRYADFLIEKFREFGLVAVE encoded by the coding sequence ATGCCCACAAAAAAAGCCCTTCTAACACTCCTAATCATAATCTCTCCAATCTTAAGCATTTCACAAGAGCTAGTTACACCAAGCTACTTTGGGAAGGATTATTTTATACTGGAAGGCACTGATATTGCCGATTCGCTGAAAGAAAGCCCTTATGATAGGCTGCCGAAGGCCTATAAAGAAAAGGTGCGTAAAGCGGTGTGGGATTTATCCAAAGCTTCCGCAGGGATGTCAATTCGTTTTTATTCTAATTCCACTAGTATTAGTGTGAAATGGACTGTTTTAAATGACAACAAAATGAATCACATGGCCGAAACAGGTATCAAGGGCATTGATTTATACTTTAATAATGCCGGTAATTGGCAATATTTAAATACTGCTCGTCCGCAGGGAATTGAGAGCGAATCCCTGCTCATCAATAACATGGAAGGTGAAATGCGGGAGTTTAAAATGTACTTACCGCTATATGATGGCCTTGTCAATATTGAAGTAGGTATTGATGCCAATAGTGTGATTAAAAAACCATTAAAGAATACTCGTAAGCCAATCATCTTTTACGGAACTAGCATCACACAAGGTGGCTGTGCGTCACGTCCAGGAATGGCACATACCAATATTATTTCCAGGAAATTAAATACTGATTGTATCAACTTTGGGTTTAGTGGAAATGGAAGGATGGAGGAACCCATCGCTAAATTGATTTCAGAATCTGACCCTGCTTTCTATGTGATTGAATGCTTGCCAAACATGACTGCGGAGCAAGTTACCGAAAGAACGATCCCTTTGGTAAAAATCATAAGAGAACAGCATCCCGAAACGCCCATTGTTTTGGTTGAAAACTTCATTTACACACAGTCGATTCTGAATAAAGAGATGGATGAGAAAATTACCAATCTCAATACAGCCCTAATGACTGAATACACCAAAATGATGGAAGGTGGAATGGAGCATGTTTACTACGTAGACAGTAAAAATGCCACAGGAGATGACCACGAAGGAACTGTAGATGGCGTCCACTTCACAGACCTAGGATTCATTCGCTATGCCGATTTTTTGATTGAAAAGTTTAGAGAATTTGGGCTTGTTGCTGTGGAATAA